In the Mya arenaria isolate MELC-2E11 chromosome 11, ASM2691426v1 genome, one interval contains:
- the LOC128209599 gene encoding uncharacterized protein LOC128209599: MAEKCTSITTCQSDEVCVTETYKKSDGSRRYNTGCLKANVCVSGSSGDTCTHCCASDFCNHQGCSVMGHGLRSDRGPLCLDCDDMENMALCKNIAPCAKDEICTIYGSPFTHYDGKSVSKNFQCPGVASADGFCKSCCDQDMCNTNCTRPAAVAIVG, from the exons ATGGCAGAGAAATGCACTTCTATAACTACATGTCAGTCAGATGAG GTTTGTGTAACTGAAACGTATAAAAAATCTGATGGATCTCGGAGATATAATACAGGATGTCTAAAAGCCAAT GTTTGTGTGTCCGGGTCTTCCGGTGACACCTGTACTCATTGCTGTGCCTCGGATTTCTGCAACCACCAAGGATGTAGCGTAATGG GACACGGTCTTCGAAGTGACCGCGGACCTTTGTGTCTAGACTGTGATGACATGGAAAACATGGCCCTCTGCAAAAACATAGCCCCTTGCGCCAAGGACGAA ATTTGCACAATTTACGGAAGTCCTTTTACACACTACGACGGAAAGAGCGTGAGCAAGAACTTCCAG TGCCCGGGCGTGGCATCCGCTGATGGATTCTGCAAGTCATGTTGCGACCAGGATATGTGTAACACTAACTGCACCCGACCAGCCGCGGTCGCCATTGTTGGATAA